From the genome of Acidimicrobiales bacterium:
CCCGGGGTCCGACGGTCATGACTGGTTACCACGACCGCCCCGAGGTGAACGCCCAGCGCCAGGCCGGCGGCTGGCATCACACCAACGACCTCGGTCGTCGGGAGCGCGACGGGTCGATCAGCTTCGTGGGCCCGAAGACCAGGCTCATCAAGTCGGCGGCGGAGAACATCTACCCCGCCGAGGTCGAGGGCTGCATCGCCCGTCATCCCGGCGTCGCCGAGGCCGCGGTCATCGGTGTGCCCGACCGGACTTGGGGCCAGAGCCTCAAGGCCATCGTGGTCCTGCGGAGCGGTTCGTCGGCCACCGCGGAGGACGTCATCGAGCACTGCCGGGCCAACATCGCCTCGTACAAGAAGCCGCGATCGGTCGAGTTCGTCGACCGTCTGCCGCGGCAGGGCTTCGCCGTGGACTACGACTCTCTCGACGAGCGCTTCGGCGGGGGCGGCTACCCGGGCCGTCGCTGACTCGCCGCCAACTGCAAGCGCTCGCCGGCTGCGTCGAAGCACTCCCCACTTCGCCGCCCGCGACGAGCCGCACTGTAGATCGCCCACGGGTCAAGCGGGCGGTTCTTCCCCCATGAACACGATCTGACGCTCGACGAACAGCCAGCGCCCGTCCCGCTTGACCAGACGGTCGTGGTACCGGCCGGCACTGGTGACGGGGAACTGGCCCGTGCCGGGCCCGACCCAGATGTAGTCGGTGCACGCCCGGGCGGCGTCGCCATCCACCTCGATCAGGGGGTTGACCGCCACGTGCTTGCCTCGCTGGCCATCCGGCTGGGCCTGAGCGATGAACCCCTTGATGGCCTCCGGACCCCTGTACACGCCGCCCATCACCTTGAACACGGCGTCCTCGGTGTACAGCTGCGCCCACTCGTCGAAGCGCCCGTCGTCGCACAGCTGGCAATAGAGGGCCAACGTCCGGCGGATGCCCTCCTCCTCGATCATCGCTGTTGGGCCCGCCTCCCGGGCTGGCCTTGCTCTTGGACCAGGTACGCCACGTCAGCCAGGACCCGCAGCATGTCGTTCAGGTGGGTGCAGCTCCTGACCCCCGTGAGCTGCTCCCGCACCGCCGAGCGGAAGTCGCCGATGGCCCGGCCGACGAGGTCGTCGACGTTCCCCGCCGCGAGGGGGCACTCGCCGAACGGCAGGACCGCCGGCGTTGCCTCTATCGACCGCACGATCAGCCCGTAAGGGTCGAGCACGGCCTGCAGCCCGTACTCGTGCAGCACCACCTCGGTCCCGTCCGGCTCTCCGTAGGAGTCGCGGAACATGGCGTCGACCTCGATGGGGTCGTCCGTCCCGTTCGGGGACGGAGCCGGCGGGTTCGGGCCCGGAGCCGGCCAACCTACGTCGATCCGTCGACGTCGGCGCATGGTGCGCGGCGCCAGGGGCCCAATGTCGTGCCAGGCGAGGCGGTCCGAGATCCCTCCGCCCCACAGCAGGTCGGGCGCCGGCGGGCAGTCCTGGAGTGGTATGCCGTCGCCGCTGGCGACACTGGCCATGGCCCGACCGCCGGTGCGCCAGCCCGAGCACACGTCGGTCATGGCCTCGAGGGCGGCAACGGGCACGCTCGAGCCGGGGGGCAGACCGGCGTGGGCCTCGGAGCGCACGCGCACGTAGCCCGAGATCAGCGTGGCCCCGGGCAGGTCGTCGAGCAGCAGGCCGAGCGGAGTGCCGCGCTCACCGGGCAGGACAGCGGCCACCTGGGCCCGGAACCCCGACCCCACCACCGATCCGACCATCGCCATCGCGTCGGGTCGGTCCGGCACCAGCTGGAGTTGGGCCAGCCGCCGACGGGGGTCGACCTCGGCATCCAGGGTGGCGGCGTCTCGCACCCGCGCCCCCTGGTCGGTCGTCTCGAGGTCTCGGGCGGCGCCGGCGAGGTGCAGCTGCGGACCGTCCCAGCTCATCTCGATATGCGTGGTCCGCCTCACCGTCCCCGGCCGGCGCGGCGGCGTGACGGTGGCCGGGGATCGGGGGGCGACCAGAGCCGGCACGCGGCGACGGTACACCTTGACGCCCGCCCGCACCGACGGCCCTCTGGCGGGCCGAGGCGCACCCCCGGTAAGAACGACCCATGGACCTGGGTCTGACGATCTTCCCGACCGACACCGCCATCGCGCCCGACCGGTTGGCCCGAGAGGCGGAGGACCGGGGCTTCGAGTCCCTGTTCTTTCCGGAGCACACCCACATCCCGATCGGCAGGCGGACGCCGTACCCGGCCGGCGGTCCCCTGCCCGAGGAGTATTCGCACAGCCTGGATCCTTTCGTCGCCCTGGGCGCGGCGGCCGCCGCCACCAGCCGGCTTCGACTCGGAACCGCGGTCTGCCTGGTCGCCCAGCGCGACCCGATCGTGCTCGCCAAGGAGGTCGCATCGCTCGACCACATCTCCGGAGGCCGGGTCGTCTTCGGCATCGGCTACGGCTGGAACATCGACGAGATGGAGGACCACGGCGTCGTGCCGTCCACCCGTCGCGCCCTGGTGCGCGAGAAGGTCCTCGCCATGCAGGGGCTCTGGCGAGACGAGGTCGCTGGCTTCGACGGCGAGCACGTGCGATTCGAGCCCTGCTGGTCGTGGCCGAAGCCGATCCAGCGCCCGCACCCGCCCATCCTGATCGGCGGCGCGCCTGGTCCGACCCTCTTCCGACACATCGCCGAGTACGCCACGGGGTGGATGCCCCTCACCGGCGTCGGGTCGCGCGACGTCCGGGCCGCCCTGCGGACGGCGGCAGAGGAGGCGGGACGCGACCCCGCGTCAGTGGAGGTCGTGCCGGTCTGGGCGCGGGCCGACCAGGCAACGCTCGAGCACTACGCCACGCTCGGCGTCACCCGCACCGTCCTCGGCCTCCCCCCGGCGCCACCGGACCAGGTGCTGCCGATCCTCGACGGCTACCGAAAGCTCATGGAGGCCGTGGGCTGAGGACCGTGCGGCGCGCTCGCCGGGCTACTTGTTGAGCGACTGGCAGGCGGCCTGGTTCTTCAGGGCCGCGTCGAGCTCCGAGGACGGGTACTTCTGGTCCAGGGAGTTGAGGCTCGTCCTCACCTGGTTCCCCGCGTTCTCGAGGGCGGTAGCGAGCCCCTGGGCCCCGCTGCTCAGGGCCGTCGGGTTGTCAGCGGGGAGTGCCTGCGCCTGGGTCTGCGCCTGCACGAACGCCGACTGGATCCCCTGGAGCCCGCTCACAAGGCCCTGGGAGATGGCCCGACCGTTGGGGACCGACGGAGCCCCGGCGGCCTGGACGCCGGAGATCATCGTGTTGGTCGACGCAACGGCGCCACCGAGGAAGTTCACGAACTGGGTCTTGACCTGTTGCAGGTCGCTGCCGTTCAGCCCCGACGTTGCGCTGTTGCTGCTGCTCTGCAGCTGGCCCACCCAGGAGGTGATCGCTCCGCACACAT
Proteins encoded in this window:
- a CDS encoding LLM class F420-dependent oxidoreductase codes for the protein MDLGLTIFPTDTAIAPDRLAREAEDRGFESLFFPEHTHIPIGRRTPYPAGGPLPEEYSHSLDPFVALGAAAAATSRLRLGTAVCLVAQRDPIVLAKEVASLDHISGGRVVFGIGYGWNIDEMEDHGVVPSTRRALVREKVLAMQGLWRDEVAGFDGEHVRFEPCWSWPKPIQRPHPPILIGGAPGPTLFRHIAEYATGWMPLTGVGSRDVRAALRTAAEEAGRDPASVEVVPVWARADQATLEHYATLGVTRTVLGLPPAPPDQVLPILDGYRKLMEAVG
- a CDS encoding DUF2889 domain-containing protein; translation: MPALVAPRSPATVTPPRRPGTVRRTTHIEMSWDGPQLHLAGAARDLETTDQGARVRDAATLDAEVDPRRRLAQLQLVPDRPDAMAMVGSVVGSGFRAQVAAVLPGERGTPLGLLLDDLPGATLISGYVRVRSEAHAGLPPGSSVPVAALEAMTDVCSGWRTGGRAMASVASGDGIPLQDCPPAPDLLWGGGISDRLAWHDIGPLAPRTMRRRRRIDVGWPAPGPNPPAPSPNGTDDPIEVDAMFRDSYGEPDGTEVVLHEYGLQAVLDPYGLIVRSIEATPAVLPFGECPLAAGNVDDLVGRAIGDFRSAVREQLTGVRSCTHLNDMLRVLADVAYLVQEQGQPGRRAQQR
- a CDS encoding nuclear transport factor 2 family protein yields the protein MIEEEGIRRTLALYCQLCDDGRFDEWAQLYTEDAVFKVMGGVYRGPEAIKGFIAQAQPDGQRGKHVAVNPLIEVDGDAARACTDYIWVGPGTGQFPVTSAGRYHDRLVKRDGRWLFVERQIVFMGEEPPA